The sequence below is a genomic window from Macadamia integrifolia cultivar HAES 741 chromosome 1, SCU_Mint_v3, whole genome shotgun sequence.
AATAGAATGAAGCTAGTCGAAATAAACAAATTCATTAAACAACCCAAACATTATTTAATTATCTTCACCTACAACTATTGAAAGGATTCAAAGCTGGATATCTCAAAGAGCTGCACTGGCATCATCTCTAAGGAACTAGGAAGTCAGGAATAACAGCTTCCTTCAATCTGAACCCTTGGATACAAAGAAGAGGTTGGCAAGTCAATCACAAACATGAAtcatataagaaaaataaatatttatggCATTTGGTGGTGGGGTTcatttcagttttggtttttaaGGGTTTTACTTGTTTTTGGGAATGTGGTCCGTTCTATAAGGGATTGGGCATGTGGTTCACCATGTGATCCCTTAATTAAAGTCAGACACGAGCCTAGTGATCCAACTATTGGTCTCTTCTGGTTGAGTTCCTCCCCCACAGACACCATtaaaacacaacacaacacaacacacgCATGAACCAGAGAGACATAGAGTGTTGTTGCTTTGTTTATTGGCTTTAGGTTATTTTAAGAATAAGGAAGGTTCTAAGAGCTTTCTCTGGCTGAGTAGACTTCACCAatgtcttaatttttttatttttttgatatataATGTTTCAATTATTCGATCTCTAATGATACTATCGATGTGTACAAAATCAACATACAACAGTACGGATTTTTTTAGTATCCAGACAAAAGAAACAATTTAAATCTGTAACTGGATCGGGTCAAACCGGCAACCATTGGGTCAAACCTAATTCTGGTGCAAGTAATGTCATAATCTACTGTGTTGGAATTGACTTGGAAACACTAGTTTGATTGTTTGTGTTTGTGGGCTGATTTAGAATGGTCGTTAAAAGGTCATAGGGGCTTGACGAATTGGTGGGGTTTTGGGGGCAACAACTCTTGAGTAATTTGAGGGAGGCTTGAAGACGAGtgactgtaaccctattctccattgatagtgaaattgATCTAACCTCACTATGGATGTAGGAAATGTTGTTGAACCATGTAAATCATTGCATTGtatgatcccatacttttttcaTATAGTTTTAGGTTTTCGTTCTATATAACCTACACCAATGTCATACATGATGGCTATTTATTGAATCATCCCCCCTCCTCTTTCTGCAGCTGAAATTCCATTCGCCTTAGTAGAACTAGGCTTAGGATGTGGGGCATGAACACTTTCTAGTACCACATTAGGATTTTCTTTGATAGGGTTGAGATGGTTTGAAGATTTTGTTCATACCATTATTTCGAAAtatattttgtgtttttttttttctttttggatattTCTACCTCATTTTTAGATTTCTGCTCTTCGCAAGAGACTAAGTAATTCAGTCCCAAAATCAACTCTCAGAACTACCCCATTTAGTAATGGTACAGCTTGGTTCCAAGATGGTTCGCAATTATGGTCCCAAATTGACACTCTTAACTAGATGTTAGTACATAAAAGTAATTCAAGCAAGCACTTTAGCGTAGCATGGAGCCGTAAGAGAAAACAAGGAAGATCTCTAACttcaaatttcctttttctaGAACAACCTAgcttagaattgtaaatatgatCCTAATTTGACTGAAATGGGAAGTAATGGTTCTAGGATGGGATTATCAAtgttttttaaccaaaaaaccAATAAAGAACCAATAAGACTTGTTTAAGATGCATATTTAATCCTAATTAATACTTataaggttttttgttttttgtttttataaattataatgCTTATGTTgtaattacccaaaaaaaaaaaaaaaaaatagggatgatgtttaaatatatatatatatatatatatattcaactATTTGTATGGTAGGGAAGTTATTGATAAACTTAAATAGAAAGTTTGGACTTATTTGAGTGTTTGAATGCCTAGAACCTTTAAGAAATCGGAACCAAGTATCCCATTATTAGACGAGTTTAGATCCTAGTTTTGGAATCGTTTCATAAATAAGACAATTCTAAGATTGAGCTATTGAGACCCCAAATTATTAAAACCGATGGATTACCCAGAACTATCCCAATTGGCACCTGTACCTCTAgttataaatacaaatataacaTAATTCTGAAAAGATTTTTAGATGATTCTATCAATGTGTGATTGGTAAGATTTAAATCTTGTCCCGCTCCCCCCCTCCCTTCTTCCCCACAAACCTTCCAAGGGAGGGGGACCCCCTTCGCCTAGAAAATTGTGAAAACATACAGGAAATAAACAAACACCTATGGTCCATGTTTAATCTCCCATCTTGTGATGTTTTTCATGTTATCTCTCTCCAAAAACTCCTAAGAAGAAGGTGGAAAATCAAGGAAGCTGTAGTATTTAATGAAGGGAACTCCCAAGTTTATGATTATTTGCTTAAAATACCAAATTTGAAACTATATTTAGATTCCAATAGCCAGAGTAGGAAAACATATTCCTGGACCACTTGCTAATGACGTAATCTTCCTCCTTAAATTTTGGATTATTGTTAATAAAATAACTCTTATGTGTATGTTTATTATTAATCACAAGCAATTAGATAGGGACCCAAAAGAGAATGTCAGAGAATCTAAAAATATGGAGCTAAACTGGATGTGAGAAATCAACCTTTTGTCTTAATCTTTCTAATACAACAAAAGGTGATCATTCATAGATCCTCCTTTAAGCTAAACTCAGGACGAGGTTGCAGCCTCAGTTTGTCCTTACATGTCATAGAAGTTTGAGGAACACCATTACACAGTTACAGAActtcagagaaagaagaaaaagaaaataaagaacacAACAATAcagaattttcttcttcttcttccctctccctctccctctctctcttcatattaTTGCTcttgttttttaaattcttgTCTGACTTCTTCTTAGATGGGTCTCTCTTATTTTGAGCTTGAGATTGAATTATTGTCTCTATGTGATGAGAGAATTGCATCAATGGCTTCTTTTACTTGAGAAATCTCAGGAGCTTTTCCACCTTGAGCTGGCCAGAATTCATCGGTTGCCAACACCTGAACCAAAGATAATTCTTATTAGGTTGGCTATCCTTATAAACTAATTGAAGGTTTAATAAGATCTTTGGAAATAATTGAGTGAGTAATCACCTTCACTTGTAACTGAAGAAACTTGACATAGCTGATGGCCTTCTCTAGCATGGTAACTAAATCAACCTACAGTAACAAGAATAAGAGACCTAACtagaaataaatagataaaaagaaagaaagataaagaaaactGAATTTGGTAAAAGAATTAGGACTCAATCAAACCTTAGCTCCATTGGGTACTAGATCCTGCAATATCTTCAACCGCTCACTGATTCTTTCTCTTCGATTCTAAAACCCAATAGAGCAtttatcattttctatttttaattctcAAATATGACATGTAATAGGGTTTATATTGATTGAGTCAAGGAAGCTAACCTTGGCTGCTATACTCTGAGGGTCCTTGGCTGGGGCTGACTTGGGTTTGGACTTCTTAGCTAAACCAGTGCAGTGCCTCTTGAGAGCTTGCATTTCATCACCCTGCCACAACATTCTTATTAGAATAAGGTGGAAGTAATAATCTTACATCAGATTTGAGTAGCCCGATATGGAAACTTAAAAGGTACTTGGACATCCTCTTATTAAGAGAGATGTACTTTTTCgagatagaaaaagaaaaaagaataccaTGAAAGGACGTTTGTTGGAGCATGTATCAGGCACTCTAGACTGCTGAACACTTTCAGCTGCATCAACAGCTCCCGAGTATAACCACCCGACTTGATCTTCATCAAGCTCGATATTATTTGCAGTAGTGTTCATCAAGCTATAAACACTTGCCATCTCGAAACAACTAGAATCGTCGGACAGGCGAGATTCAATGCTACACTTTGTATTAAGTTGATTCCACATGTTATTCTTGTCCATGGCATCTCCCCAAATAGAGGACTCCTCTTGTTGATGAAAAATCCGGTCCCCTTGTTCGAAGCTAAGCAAAGACTCACTTGGTCTCTCCCAATTATCATAACCAGTCTTGAAGTTGATAACAGATTGAGCTTCTTCTGGTAGAGGAGTGCCTTTTGAGTTGGTTGGAccagaaagagaaggaagacgGCTGAACCTGAAATTCTTAACAGAATCACTTCCACTTGTATTGTCTGAGCTCTCTCCTTCATCAAGCAAAGTTTGGTGATGATTCTCAAAGCCAAACAAACCTTGAGATGAAGGATCGGGAACTTGGCTTCCAGCAGCTCCATATAGGTTTCCATAGAAGGAACAAGCCATGGAAAGAGTAACAGATAGAACTGGAGATATAGAGCTTAAGAGTTGATGGGCTAGAAACAAACTTCTTTCTTATAGTGGGCTTTAGTATGAAATTCTACCCCTTAAATAGATAGGGTGGTGGTCATCAATAGTTAAAGAGTTAAAAAATCCATTGCTTGGATTATGGGAAcaggagagacagagagagagagatatggctTTTGGGGATTGTTAGCTGGCAGAGGTGaatggatttgaagaagaagaggagataaaaaagcAAAGAACCTAAAGAGTCGCCGGATCTTTCGCATACCCACGTCTTAGATTCCTCTTCACAGGAACCTGGACCCATTTAGGATTGAAgactcttctctccctcctttcCTTCTAAACTTCCAAACCCTTAAGCATGTGGGATTCATACTACATCTTATGTCATGCTTCACTGTAGATAACTAATCAAGTCTTGATTTACCCTTTATTACTACTTCCATTTCAT
It includes:
- the LOC122079773 gene encoding putative transcription factor bHLH086, producing MACSFYGNLYGAAGSQVPDPSSQGLFGFENHHQTLLDEGESSDNTSGSDSVKNFRFSRLPSLSGPTNSKGTPLPEEAQSVINFKTGYDNWERPSESLLSFEQGDRIFHQQEESSIWGDAMDKNNMWNQLNTKCSIESRLSDDSSCFEMASVYSLMNTTANNIELDEDQVGWLYSGAVDAAESVQQSRVPDTCSNKRPFMGDEMQALKRHCTGLAKKSKPKSAPAKDPQSIAAKNRRERISERLKILQDLVPNGAKVDLVTMLEKAISYVKFLQLQVKVLATDEFWPAQGGKAPEISQVKEAIDAILSSHRDNNSISSSK